A portion of the Marinobacter alexandrii genome contains these proteins:
- a CDS encoding DUF2306 domain-containing protein has product MRLLISKSFIILGSISMAVMASAYFIYTKNSFFDAKPLSSELWYAIVFKTHIALGIISIVAGAYQFIRMFRKSWTSLHRIVGKVYVLSIFISAPCGLIAAQFATGGLITRLGFSILAILWFCFTYLAYHHIKLGDVEKHRIWMYRSFALTFSSLTLRLFLLIALFNPIGFVVVYQFASWGSWIVNIFVCEMILHNANKKRMIPNPKV; this is encoded by the coding sequence ATGAGACTATTAATCTCTAAATCCTTCATCATCCTTGGATCTATAAGTATGGCAGTGATGGCCTCCGCTTACTTTATCTATACCAAGAACTCTTTTTTTGATGCCAAACCGCTAAGCTCTGAACTGTGGTATGCTATTGTTTTCAAAACACATATTGCACTTGGGATCATTTCAATTGTAGCTGGAGCGTACCAATTCATTCGCATGTTCAGGAAAAGCTGGACCAGCTTGCACAGGATAGTAGGCAAAGTTTACGTTCTCTCCATCTTTATTAGCGCGCCATGTGGATTGATTGCAGCGCAATTTGCTACCGGAGGATTAATTACCAGACTGGGCTTTTCAATTCTTGCTATTCTCTGGTTTTGCTTCACATATTTAGCCTATCATCACATCAAATTAGGTGATGTTGAAAAACACAGAATTTGGATGTATCGGAGCTTTGCTTTAACATTCTCATCACTCACTTTGCGATTATTTCTACTAATAGCTCTTTTCAATCCAATAGGCTTTGTGGTTGTCTATCAGTTTGCTTCTTGGGGTAGTTGGATTGTCAATATTTTCGTTTGTGAAATGATTTTACATAATGCTAATAAGAAGAGGATGATTCCTAACCCTAAAGTTTGA
- a CDS encoding FtsX-like permease family protein produces MLRNFFKITLRNFLKNKSYVFINILGLGLSLACCIVGYLNWKFAAEYDQNHANHEKIYKIHINKDVQGRNVPYGITPLALGEVIKDQITGISHYSRYTSSGLILKKDLNVFNRDIAFADEGFFEMFSFPFKYGNKEAFLDQSKVILSTNTSNSYFGEGVDPTGEIVTIIDEDGNQYPMTVGGVLNPFASNSSVTFNAITRFDNYLKIRELENTNWSRFVGATFVMSEGGYPQNLAEDLNNSYVNIQNEAREDFLVSNYYLVQLTNLGKIAESIRSNWLNQPPPPPAVITPLIMAFLMLLIACFNFTNTSIAISSKRLKEIGIRKVMGSNRKQLIFQFMGENLLLSFMAMVVALGIAYFLVPAYSAMWDFINLDLNLSTDREIYLFLGGLLITTSVIAGGYPSLYISAYQPVNILRGSLTLGGTNWFSKILLGMQYLLTIIALISALAFSNNADYQNNYDIGFEKNNIFAVRVENQSEFDRFYNLTNQMPEVEQAVGTTHHISWWTYGRTLKSEENEVEAEMMNFSLDYQDIMNLQMVDGRYFDSEISDSDRESSIIVNEAMVKEFGWEKPLGKIVNIDDSTRLTVIGVMEDFYMWGFFNPVQPSAFRLADNDNMNFVVLKSSMGQTEFRDLMEEKWYEVAPNTPFNAEFIDEELAGTEMVNKNIMKMFQFLGLLALVLSSIGLYTLVSLNIIKRVKEIGVRKVLGASIGQILVLMNKQFFWLLFIFAIIGSALSYLAIDALMASIFSVYQAISLFTVVAPFILLMVIAVVIASGRILRTATRNPVDSLRYE; encoded by the coding sequence ATGTTGCGCAACTTCTTCAAAATCACTCTTAGAAATTTTCTCAAAAACAAATCGTACGTATTCATCAACATATTAGGCCTTGGACTATCGTTGGCCTGTTGCATTGTTGGGTACTTGAATTGGAAATTTGCTGCTGAATATGATCAGAATCATGCAAATCATGAGAAAATCTATAAGATTCATATCAACAAAGATGTACAAGGAAGAAATGTGCCTTATGGTATCACTCCACTTGCATTGGGGGAGGTGATCAAAGATCAAATCACAGGTATTTCTCATTATTCCAGGTATACGTCCAGTGGATTAATCCTGAAAAAAGATTTGAATGTCTTTAATCGTGATATTGCTTTTGCTGATGAGGGCTTTTTCGAAATGTTCTCCTTCCCATTCAAGTATGGAAATAAAGAAGCCTTCCTCGATCAAAGTAAGGTTATTCTAAGCACCAACACATCCAATAGCTACTTTGGTGAGGGTGTCGATCCGACTGGAGAGATTGTCACAATCATTGACGAGGATGGGAATCAGTATCCGATGACTGTAGGGGGTGTGCTTAATCCATTTGCCTCCAACTCTTCTGTGACTTTCAACGCAATTACACGATTTGATAATTACCTAAAAATTCGTGAACTGGAAAACACAAATTGGAGCAGGTTCGTAGGGGCCACATTTGTGATGTCAGAAGGTGGATACCCACAAAATCTAGCAGAAGATCTAAACAACAGCTATGTTAATATTCAAAATGAGGCTAGAGAAGATTTTTTAGTAAGTAATTATTACTTAGTTCAACTTACTAACTTGGGCAAAATAGCCGAGTCTATTCGATCCAATTGGTTAAACCAACCTCCTCCACCTCCTGCTGTTATTACGCCTTTAATCATGGCATTTCTGATGCTTTTAATCGCTTGTTTCAATTTTACAAATACGAGCATAGCTATTTCGAGCAAACGGTTAAAAGAGATTGGAATTAGAAAAGTTATGGGTAGCAATAGAAAGCAGCTCATTTTTCAATTTATGGGAGAGAACCTTCTTCTTTCATTTATGGCTATGGTCGTTGCTCTTGGGATAGCGTACTTTCTGGTACCCGCCTACAGCGCAATGTGGGATTTCATTAATCTGGATTTAAACCTATCTACAGACCGTGAAATATATTTATTCCTCGGAGGGCTGCTGATCACTACGTCGGTCATTGCGGGTGGCTATCCTTCGCTATACATCAGTGCTTACCAGCCAGTAAATATTTTAAGAGGTAGTCTTACATTAGGTGGAACAAATTGGTTTTCTAAGATCCTTCTTGGAATGCAATACTTACTTACCATCATCGCACTCATTTCGGCACTGGCATTTTCAAACAATGCTGACTATCAAAACAACTATGATATAGGCTTTGAGAAAAATAACATCTTCGCCGTACGGGTGGAGAATCAGTCGGAATTCGATAGGTTTTATAACCTTACAAATCAAATGCCAGAAGTAGAGCAAGCTGTTGGCACGACACATCACATTAGCTGGTGGACGTATGGCAGAACACTAAAATCAGAAGAGAATGAAGTTGAGGCTGAAATGATGAATTTTAGTCTGGACTATCAGGACATCATGAATCTTCAAATGGTAGATGGTAGATACTTCGATTCAGAGATTTCTGATTCTGATAGAGAGAGCTCCATTATTGTCAATGAAGCAATGGTGAAGGAATTTGGTTGGGAGAAACCTCTAGGCAAGATTGTAAACATTGATGACAGCACTCGATTAACCGTCATCGGTGTAATGGAGGATTTCTACATGTGGGGCTTTTTCAATCCTGTGCAACCCTCCGCATTTCGTCTCGCAGATAATGACAACATGAATTTTGTGGTCTTGAAAAGTAGCATGGGCCAAACAGAGTTCAGAGATTTGATGGAGGAAAAGTGGTATGAAGTAGCACCTAATACTCCCTTCAATGCAGAATTTATTGACGAAGAGCTTGCAGGTACTGAAATGGTCAACAAGAATATCATGAAGATGTTCCAGTTTCTGGGTTTATTGGCTCTAGTGCTTTCGTCCATTGGTCTATACACGCTGGTATCTCTCAACATCATCAAACGAGTGAAAGAGATAGGCGTTCGAAAAGTCCTTGGAGCATCCATTGGTCAAATACTGGTTTTGATGAACAAGCAATTCTTTTGGCTCTTGTTTATTTTCGCGATTATCGGAAGTGCGCTATCCTATCTTGCAATCGATGCATTGATGGCATCCATCTTCTCCGTTTATCAAGCCATAAGTTTATTTACAGTCGTAGCTCCATTCATCCTTTTGATGGTAATTGCCGTGGTGATTGCCTCAGGCAGAATATTGAGAACAGCAACGCGTAATCCGGTGGATTCTTTGAGGTACGAATAG
- a CDS encoding FtsX-like permease family protein gives MFNNFLKITLRNFSRNKSYVIINLIGLGLSLACCIVAYLNWNFDAQYDHNHENHARIYKIHSYKTVQGEQVPYGITPIALGEQIRGKIPGVTHYSRYESSRYVVKKDANVLEQYIGFGEDDYFEMFTFPFKYGDKDVLLDRSKIILSEQMAETYFGNEDPRGEIINLIDSEGNEFPFIVGAVLEKIPINSSMTFRAITHYDNYLKISGLENDDWERFNAATFVMSDGQYPQNLLDYINDNYIEVQNEARDDFTISSYYLERLTTLAKNSENIRSNWLNNPVPSSAVIGPVIMAIQLLLIACFNFTNTSIAISSKRLKEIGIRKVMGSRRKQLIAQFMGENLILCLGALLVGLAIADILVPAYSALWEFIDLELSFNSNPEIYVFLIGLLLFTALIAGAYPSLYISKYQPVKILKGNLQLGGSSKFSKFLLGAQYMTTAMALISAFAFYNNTTYQSEFDLGYTKDPMLSIGIESESELKGFRPVLEQMSQITSVAATYNRIGNWSYSRTLSNGEKQVESDMVDFTPEYFEFMELKMIEGRFFNDEIEDYDRANSIVVNEILAREFGWEEPIGQVIRIDDSTRLNVVGIVNDFHQVGVFNEVEPMGIRLAQKDKRYYMLVKSEMDPVKLYDRLEAEWLDVFPNKPFNADYADTTIQAEEINTNIVLMFQFLAFVALTLSTIGLYTLVSLNIIKRIKEIGVRKVLGATINQIIVLLNAEFFWLLIVSASIGAVASYYLLEWIMVSIFEVYQGVTILTMSLPFMLIVFVALAIASAKILNTALKNPVESLRYE, from the coding sequence ATGTTTAACAACTTTCTGAAGATTACGCTAAGAAATTTCTCCCGTAATAAATCTTATGTCATCATAAACCTGATTGGGCTTGGACTCTCATTAGCTTGCTGTATTGTAGCTTATCTAAATTGGAATTTTGATGCCCAATATGATCACAACCATGAAAATCATGCTCGTATCTATAAAATTCATTCTTACAAAACCGTCCAAGGAGAACAAGTACCTTATGGAATTACTCCAATAGCACTAGGTGAGCAAATAAGGGGTAAGATTCCAGGCGTAACCCATTATTCAAGGTATGAGTCTAGCAGGTATGTTGTAAAAAAAGATGCTAATGTCCTTGAGCAGTATATCGGTTTTGGTGAGGATGATTATTTTGAAATGTTCACATTCCCGTTCAAGTATGGCGACAAAGACGTACTTCTTGATAGAAGTAAAATTATTCTGAGTGAACAAATGGCTGAAACTTATTTTGGCAATGAAGATCCTAGAGGAGAAATTATCAACCTTATAGATAGTGAGGGAAATGAATTTCCATTTATTGTTGGAGCAGTTTTGGAAAAAATCCCGATAAATTCTTCAATGACGTTCAGGGCTATTACCCATTATGATAATTACTTGAAAATAAGCGGACTTGAAAATGATGACTGGGAGCGTTTCAATGCTGCAACATTCGTCATGTCAGATGGTCAGTATCCTCAAAACTTGTTAGACTATATAAACGATAATTACATAGAAGTACAGAACGAAGCTCGTGACGATTTTACAATCTCAAGTTACTACCTTGAAAGACTTACTACGCTTGCCAAAAATTCGGAGAACATTAGATCTAATTGGTTAAATAATCCCGTCCCATCATCAGCTGTTATCGGTCCGGTAATTATGGCCATTCAACTCTTGTTGATTGCTTGTTTCAATTTCACGAATACTTCTATAGCTATATCAAGTAAGCGGCTAAAAGAAATTGGTATTAGAAAGGTAATGGGCAGTAGGCGTAAACAGCTCATTGCTCAATTTATGGGTGAAAATTTGATTCTTTGTCTGGGCGCACTGCTAGTCGGACTGGCCATAGCAGATATATTGGTTCCCGCTTATAGCGCCCTTTGGGAGTTCATTGATTTAGAACTAAGCTTTAATTCGAATCCGGAGATCTACGTTTTTCTCATCGGACTACTGCTTTTTACTGCATTAATAGCCGGAGCATATCCTTCGCTTTATATAAGCAAGTATCAACCTGTCAAGATTTTGAAAGGCAATCTTCAGCTTGGAGGCAGCAGCAAGTTCTCAAAGTTCTTGCTGGGTGCACAGTACATGACTACCGCCATGGCTTTAATTTCAGCTTTCGCCTTTTATAATAATACAACCTATCAGTCTGAATTTGATCTGGGATATACCAAAGATCCAATGCTTTCGATTGGCATAGAAAGCGAATCTGAACTAAAGGGTTTCAGGCCTGTTCTAGAGCAAATGTCTCAAATCACTTCAGTAGCAGCAACTTACAACAGAATCGGAAACTGGAGCTATAGTAGAACACTTTCAAATGGAGAAAAGCAAGTTGAGTCTGACATGGTAGATTTCACTCCTGAATATTTTGAATTCATGGAATTGAAAATGATTGAAGGGAGATTTTTTAATGATGAAATAGAGGATTATGACCGAGCTAACTCTATTGTGGTTAATGAGATACTGGCAAGAGAGTTCGGCTGGGAAGAACCTATCGGACAGGTAATCCGAATAGACGATAGCACCAGGTTGAACGTGGTGGGAATCGTCAATGATTTCCATCAAGTAGGAGTGTTCAATGAAGTAGAGCCAATGGGAATACGATTGGCTCAAAAGGATAAGAGATACTATATGCTGGTAAAAAGTGAAATGGATCCCGTCAAACTTTACGACCGTCTGGAAGCAGAATGGCTGGATGTATTTCCAAATAAACCATTCAATGCAGATTATGCAGATACCACCATTCAAGCTGAAGAAATAAATACCAATATCGTGCTCATGTTTCAGTTTCTTGCTTTCGTTGCGCTTACACTTTCAACTATTGGGCTCTATACACTGGTCTCTCTCAACATCATCAAACGAATTAAAGAGATTGGCGTAAGGAAAGTACTTGGAGCGACTATCAATCAAATCATCGTGCTTTTAAACGCAGAATTCTTCTGGCTGTTGATAGTATCTGCTTCGATAGGTGCCGTCGCTTCGTACTATTTATTGGAATGGATCATGGTATCCATATTTGAAGTTTACCAAGGAGTTACAATTCTTACCATGTCCTTACCATTTATGCTGATCGTATTCGTAGCGCTGGCAATCGCCTCGGCAAAGATTTTAAATACTGCTTTGAAGAACCCTGTAGAGTCTCTTAGATACGAATAA
- a CDS encoding helix-turn-helix domain-containing protein has translation MISGGTIMVLGASQAIFFAALIITKKRKTPPDFFLITYLILLVIHLLYYFSMFFFPEKVPDVIGILGFSLVILHTPIFFLYVRSLAIEKIIDGKTILLHTIPYISYNAILLIGLFTGVLELNPKNGFLGITQTDFPIFYQSGQVLALVTAAYIVWGFYLLKAFRRSVSNNQSNLTSYKWLSFLVLSFLFYFISIYLVLSVALDSEALSVNNVFYYVSFIIMAYVFVLGFFGIKQQAIFTDLQFFESKKTVEEKYAKSGLKTESIVHIKSELERIMLEDKLFLNSEISLPFLAEKMNLKAPYLSQVINQQFQLNFYDFINQYRIEEVKSRLNDSNYKHLSLLGIALDCGYKSKSSFNKSFKKHTGTTPTDFKKEFRSSSL, from the coding sequence ATGATCTCTGGAGGAACCATCATGGTTTTAGGCGCTTCTCAGGCAATCTTTTTTGCTGCCTTAATTATTACGAAAAAAAGAAAAACACCTCCCGACTTCTTTTTAATTACCTACTTGATTCTCCTCGTAATTCATCTGCTTTATTACTTCAGTATGTTCTTCTTTCCGGAAAAAGTCCCTGATGTAATTGGAATATTAGGTTTCTCATTGGTTATACTTCATACTCCTATATTCTTTTTGTATGTCAGGTCCTTAGCTATTGAAAAAATAATCGACGGGAAAACGATACTCCTTCATACTATCCCCTACATAAGCTACAATGCTATTCTTTTGATTGGGTTATTTACGGGTGTGCTAGAGTTAAATCCAAAGAATGGATTTTTAGGTATTACCCAAACCGATTTTCCAATATTCTATCAAAGCGGACAGGTGCTTGCACTGGTAACTGCTGCTTATATAGTTTGGGGATTTTATCTGCTCAAAGCTTTCCGTAGGAGTGTTAGCAACAATCAATCTAATCTTACTTCTTATAAATGGCTCTCCTTTCTTGTTTTGAGCTTTTTATTTTATTTCATTTCTATTTATTTGGTACTTTCTGTTGCATTAGATAGTGAGGCACTATCAGTCAACAACGTGTTTTATTATGTCTCATTCATCATTATGGCATATGTTTTTGTCCTTGGTTTTTTCGGGATTAAACAACAAGCCATTTTCACTGATCTGCAGTTTTTTGAAAGCAAAAAAACGGTAGAAGAAAAATATGCTAAATCCGGACTCAAAACTGAGTCCATCGTGCACATAAAAAGCGAGCTCGAGAGAATAATGCTCGAAGACAAACTCTTCTTAAATTCAGAAATTTCACTGCCTTTCCTAGCGGAAAAAATGAACTTGAAAGCACCTTATCTTTCACAAGTGATTAACCAGCAGTTTCAACTTAACTTCTATGACTTTATCAATCAGTACCGAATCGAAGAAGTAAAGAGTCGGTTAAACGACTCTAATTATAAACACCTATCCCTCCTTGGTATCGCTCTAGATTGTGGATACAAATCCAAATCTTCTTTTAACAAGTCATTCAAAAAACATACTGGAACCACTCCAACAGATTTCAAGAAGGAGTTCAGAAGTTCTTCCTTATAA
- a CDS encoding DUF2141 domain-containing protein yields MHLILSFLLSFSSPQQQAGNAKIIVTVSGIEETTGVIRISLFNDEKGFLHHSFKRQQQEVQQLTIQEIFEDVPEGTYAISIYHDINSNGKLDSNFLRIPKEPYGFSNNPSTTFGPPDFEGASFSHTSKGVTYINIKL; encoded by the coding sequence ATGCATCTCATTTTATCTTTTTTACTTTCATTCTCGTCCCCACAACAGCAAGCAGGTAATGCTAAGATTATTGTCACTGTTTCAGGAATAGAAGAAACTACTGGTGTCATAAGAATAAGTCTCTTCAATGATGAAAAAGGCTTTCTACACCATTCTTTTAAAAGGCAACAGCAAGAAGTTCAACAACTAACTATCCAAGAGATTTTCGAGGATGTTCCTGAAGGTACATACGCTATTAGCATCTATCATGACATAAACTCAAACGGCAAATTGGATAGCAATTTTCTGAGAATTCCGAAGGAGCCTTATGGTTTCTCTAATAACCCTTCTACCACATTTGGTCCGCCAGACTTTGAAGGAGCTTCCTTCTCTCACACATCCAAAGGAGTAACCTATATAAATATCAAACTATGA